In the Bacillus sp. FJAT-42376 genome, TTTTGCAGTTGGAAGAAGAAGATCTTTTCTTCCTGTGGAATGCGTTACATCCACGAATACCGGTAAATGAGTTTCCTGTTTTAAAATCGGCACAGCTGATATATCCAGCGTGTTGCGGGTTGCTTTTTCATATGTGCGGATACCGCGCTCACAAAGAATGATTTGATCATTTCCTTGAGCAATAATGTACTCAGCTGCATTCATGAACTCCTGCAGTGTTGCAGCAAGCCCTCTTTTCAGAAGCACTGGCTTACGGACGGCCCCTGCCGCTTTCAATAGCTCAAAGTTTTGCATGTTGCGTGCACCAATCTGGATAACATCTACATAATCAAGAGCAACTTCAATATCAGCAGGATTTACGATTTCACTGATAACCGCAAGATCGTATTCGTCCGCTACCTTTTTGAGAATTTTCAATCCTTCTAATCCTAATCCCTGGAAGTCGTATGGGCTTGTTCTTGGCTTGAACGCTCCGCCTCGAAGAATTTTAATTCCTTGTTTTTTAGCTGCTGCTGCCACTGCCGCAACCTGCTCATAGCTTTCAACAGCACATGGGCCGACAATGAAGGATTGCCCTCCGTCGCCAATTGGCTCGCCTTTTACCATGACCACTGTATCTTCCGGCTTTTTCTTCCGTGACACGAGCAGGGCTTTGCTGTGATCATCTTCCTGGAGCTCCAGTCCGGCTTTGAAGATTTCTTTAAATATATGCTGAAGAGTAGATGGTTCAAACGGTCCATCATTAGACTCCAGAATTTGGTTCAGCATTTTGCGTTCACGTACCGGGTCATAACGATTAACACCCTGCGTTTCTTTTGCTTTTCCAATTTCCTGAACCAGTCTGCCCCGTTCATTGATTAGTTTGAGAATCTGAAGGTTTATTTCGTCTGCTCTTTCTCGA is a window encoding:
- a CDS encoding bifunctional 3-deoxy-7-phosphoheptulonate synthase/chorismate mutase, with the translated sequence MSHAELEALRERADEINLQILKLINERGRLVQEIGKAKETQGVNRYDPVRERKMLNQILESNDGPFEPSTLQHIFKEIFKAGLELQEDDHSKALLVSRKKKPEDTVVMVKGEPIGDGGQSFIVGPCAVESYEQVAAVAAAAKKQGIKILRGGAFKPRTSPYDFQGLGLEGLKILKKVADEYDLAVISEIVNPADIEVALDYVDVIQIGARNMQNFELLKAAGAVRKPVLLKRGLAATLQEFMNAAEYIIAQGNDQIILCERGIRTYEKATRNTLDISAVPILKQETHLPVFVDVTHSTGRKDLLLPTAKAALAIGADGVMAEVHPDPAVALSDSAQQMNIDEFDHWISELRPMVKAKA